A window from Pseudoliparis swirei isolate HS2019 ecotype Mariana Trench chromosome 17, NWPU_hadal_v1, whole genome shotgun sequence encodes these proteins:
- the sanbr gene encoding SANT and BTB domain regulator of class switch recombination isoform X1, translating to MSHFCSDNNNFPNDNNVLVLDMVLGSLWGVPQPINWDNIAKLVPGFTPKECARRFEKLKSAVGFPHVDNQCNAVTEETTLPTDGLAALLDTGEVVETGGSHSSSQVTAGSKSAPTGRVGAVEKKERRVSAADEDDKPQKLRDPNMVIHVCDETKNLKQDFTCPRHLLVKEMRYFAEYLSVDLQRWEEVDISVHCDVQIFDWLMNYVRRNSAGEGNKDKPRLEPSNVISILISSEFLKMDTLVEECIQYCHKHMSAIVATPCNMNCINSNLATRIAELFSHNEADDIRDKKDKFKSKLFQKKIERLFDPDYQGRDSPGNASTLYRCGLCLKLLTKDTERKISCVPGKINIDARGEIVYSHTKQKSWDVHEYIPGLYEELKSWVLVYWRIWGTINYLTCSRCQQLFVCAELTHCKYHPDSVLYSGMGTEKGWHGAGIHPCCNQRVLRFDPSGMPKGCKMRDHIVNVSDDETCDEATSVQTGVLNDLLLHRDAVCLSHTPPAEGSDDSPSSAEKVQDCEVLLEPTLVGPPRGDGSTFSLLKNWSLQLRQQTLLSEDEEYTTGSEVTEDEVGDEEELSKKQAAKKAKKAHRPLRKQMSTPNFQRKDKAEKTLSRDNTPFTVSVQRNKWDSSRSMRYNQDAQREEDQRRMVEIIGYLTKMRFGEQEQSKSKDTKETGGIYSRLEAQFKSSAQARQSSEKTPRSKIRFAQIRTT from the exons ATGAGCCACTTCTGCTCGGACAACAACAACTTTCCCAATGACAATAACGTCCTTGTACTGGACATGGTGCTTGGCTCTCTGTGGGGTGTGCCCCAGCCCATAAACTGGGACAACATAGCCAAGCTAGTTCCCGGATTCACTCCCAAGGAG TGTGCCCGTCGATTTGAGAAGCTGAAGAGCGCCGTGGGTTTTCCTCATGTGGACAACCAATGTAACGCCGTGACAGAAGAGACCACCTTGCCTACGGACGGCCTGGCCGCGCTGCTGGACACTGGGGAGGTggtggagacaggaggcagcCATAGCAGCAGTCAGGTTACAG CGGGCTCCAAATCGGCGCCCACAGGAAGGGTTGGTGCtgtggagaagaaagagagaagagtttCAGCAGCAGACGAGGATGACAAACCTCAGAAGCTTCGAGA TCCCAACATGGTCATCCATGTGTGCGACGAGACTAAGAACCTGAAGCAGGACTTCACTTGTCCCAGACATCTCCTGGTCAAAGAGATGCGTTACTTTGCAGAGTACTTGTCTGTGGACCTccagaggtgggaggaggtggacaTCTCCGTCCACTGTGACGTGCAGATCTTTGACTGGCTCATGAACTACGTCAGGAGGAACTCCGCAGGGGAGGGGAACAAAGACAAACCCCGCCTCG AGCCCAGCAATGTGATCTCAATCCTCATCTCCTCCGAGTTCTTGAAGATGGATACGTTA GTGGAGGAGTGCATCCAGTACTGCCACAAACACATGAGCGCCATCGTGGCCACACCCTGCAACATGAACTGCATCAACAGCAACTTGGCAACGCGCATTGCTGAGCTCTTTAGCCACAACGAGGCCGACGACATCAGGGACAAAAAAGACAAGTTCAAGAG CAAATTGTTTCAGAAGAAAATTGAGCGTCTCTTCGATCCCGACTACCAGGGCAGAGATTCACCGGGAAACGCCTCGACCCTCTACAG GTGTGGTCTGTGCCTCAAGCTGCTGACCAAAGACACGGAGAGGAAGATCTCTTGCGTTCCAGGGAAAATCAACATCGATGCTCGTGGAGAGATCGTGTATTCGCACACTAA ACAGAAGAGCTGGGATGTTCACGAATACATCCCCGGCCTGTATGAGGAGCTCAAGTCCTGGGTCCTGGTCTACTGGAGAATCTGGGGTACCATCAACTACCTGACCTGCTCCCGATGCCAGCAG ctgtttgtgtgtgcagagcTGACCCATTGCAAGTACCACCCAGACAGTGTGCTGTACTCTGGCATGGGTACTGAGAAAGGCTGGCATGGTGCAGGAATTCACCCTTGCTGCAACCAGAGGGTTCTCCGATTTGACCCGTCCGGTATGCCCAAG GGCTGTAAGATGCGCGACCACATCGTGAACGTCTCCGATGATGAGACCTGCGACGAGGCGACCTCAGTCCAGACCGGAGTCCTCAATGACCTGCTGCTGCACAGAGACGCAGTGTGTTTGTCACACACGCCGCCGGCAGAGGG tTCTGACGACAGTCCATCCAGTGCAGAAAAGGTTCAGGACTGCGAGGTCCTCTTGGAGCCAACACTGGTGGGACCCCCGAGAGGAGACGGCAGCACC TTTTCCCTCCTCAAAAACTGGAGTCTGCAACTG AGGCAGCAGACTCTCCTGTCAGAGGATGAGGAGTACAccacggggtcagaggtcactgaggatGAGGTAGGGGACGAAGAGGAGCTGTCCAAGAAACAAG CTGCTAAGAAGGCCAAGAAGGCCCACAGACCTCTGAGAAAACAAATGTCCACTCCAAACTTCCAGCGCAAAGACAAAGCAGAGAAA ACACTGTCCAGGGACAACACACCTTTCAC AGTGAGTGTCCAGAGAAATAAGTGGGACAGTTCTCGCTCCATGCGATACAACCAGGATGCTCAGAGGGAAGAAG accagcGTCGTATGGTGGAGATCATCGGCTACCTGACGAAGATGAGGTTTGGAGAGCAGGAGCAGAGCAAATCAAAGGACACTAAAGAG ACGGGGGGTATCTACTCCAGACTGGAAGCGCAATTTAAGAGTAGCGCTCAAGCCAGACAGAGTTCAGAGAAGACACCCAG ATCTAAAATACGCTTCGCTCAGATCCGGACAACTTAA
- the sanbr gene encoding SANT and BTB domain regulator of class switch recombination isoform X3, translating to MSHFCSDNNNFPNDNNVLVLDMVLGSLWGVPQPINWDNIAKLVPGFTPKECARRFEKLKSAVGFPHVDNQCNAVTEETTLPTDGLAALLDTGEVVETGGSHSSSQVTAGSKSAPTGRVGAVEKKERRVSAADEDDKPQKLRDPNMVIHVCDETKNLKQDFTCPRHLLVKEMRYFAEYLSVDLQRWEEVDISVHCDVQIFDWLMNYVRRNSAGEGNKDKPRLEPSNVISILISSEFLKMDTLVEECIQYCHKHMSAIVATPCNMNCINSNLATRIAELFSHNEADDIRDKKDKFKSKLFQKKIERLFDPDYQGRDSPGNASTLYRCGLCLKLLTKDTERKISCVPGKINIDARGEIVYSHTKQKSWDVHEYIPGLYEELKSWVLVYWRIWGTINYLTCSRCQQLFVCAELTHCKYHPDSVLYSGMGTEKGWHGAGIHPCCNQRVLRFDPSGMPKGCKMRDHIVNVSDDETCDEATSVQTGVLNDLLLHRDAVCLSHTPPAEGSDDSPSSAEKVQDCEVLLEPTLVGPPRGDGSTFSLLKNWSLQLRQQTLLSEDEEYTTGSEVTEDEVGDEEELSKKQAAKKAKKAHRPLRKQMSTPNFQRKDKAEKTLSRDNTPFTVSVQRNKWDSSRSMRYNQDAQREEVVSL from the exons ATGAGCCACTTCTGCTCGGACAACAACAACTTTCCCAATGACAATAACGTCCTTGTACTGGACATGGTGCTTGGCTCTCTGTGGGGTGTGCCCCAGCCCATAAACTGGGACAACATAGCCAAGCTAGTTCCCGGATTCACTCCCAAGGAG TGTGCCCGTCGATTTGAGAAGCTGAAGAGCGCCGTGGGTTTTCCTCATGTGGACAACCAATGTAACGCCGTGACAGAAGAGACCACCTTGCCTACGGACGGCCTGGCCGCGCTGCTGGACACTGGGGAGGTggtggagacaggaggcagcCATAGCAGCAGTCAGGTTACAG CGGGCTCCAAATCGGCGCCCACAGGAAGGGTTGGTGCtgtggagaagaaagagagaagagtttCAGCAGCAGACGAGGATGACAAACCTCAGAAGCTTCGAGA TCCCAACATGGTCATCCATGTGTGCGACGAGACTAAGAACCTGAAGCAGGACTTCACTTGTCCCAGACATCTCCTGGTCAAAGAGATGCGTTACTTTGCAGAGTACTTGTCTGTGGACCTccagaggtgggaggaggtggacaTCTCCGTCCACTGTGACGTGCAGATCTTTGACTGGCTCATGAACTACGTCAGGAGGAACTCCGCAGGGGAGGGGAACAAAGACAAACCCCGCCTCG AGCCCAGCAATGTGATCTCAATCCTCATCTCCTCCGAGTTCTTGAAGATGGATACGTTA GTGGAGGAGTGCATCCAGTACTGCCACAAACACATGAGCGCCATCGTGGCCACACCCTGCAACATGAACTGCATCAACAGCAACTTGGCAACGCGCATTGCTGAGCTCTTTAGCCACAACGAGGCCGACGACATCAGGGACAAAAAAGACAAGTTCAAGAG CAAATTGTTTCAGAAGAAAATTGAGCGTCTCTTCGATCCCGACTACCAGGGCAGAGATTCACCGGGAAACGCCTCGACCCTCTACAG GTGTGGTCTGTGCCTCAAGCTGCTGACCAAAGACACGGAGAGGAAGATCTCTTGCGTTCCAGGGAAAATCAACATCGATGCTCGTGGAGAGATCGTGTATTCGCACACTAA ACAGAAGAGCTGGGATGTTCACGAATACATCCCCGGCCTGTATGAGGAGCTCAAGTCCTGGGTCCTGGTCTACTGGAGAATCTGGGGTACCATCAACTACCTGACCTGCTCCCGATGCCAGCAG ctgtttgtgtgtgcagagcTGACCCATTGCAAGTACCACCCAGACAGTGTGCTGTACTCTGGCATGGGTACTGAGAAAGGCTGGCATGGTGCAGGAATTCACCCTTGCTGCAACCAGAGGGTTCTCCGATTTGACCCGTCCGGTATGCCCAAG GGCTGTAAGATGCGCGACCACATCGTGAACGTCTCCGATGATGAGACCTGCGACGAGGCGACCTCAGTCCAGACCGGAGTCCTCAATGACCTGCTGCTGCACAGAGACGCAGTGTGTTTGTCACACACGCCGCCGGCAGAGGG tTCTGACGACAGTCCATCCAGTGCAGAAAAGGTTCAGGACTGCGAGGTCCTCTTGGAGCCAACACTGGTGGGACCCCCGAGAGGAGACGGCAGCACC TTTTCCCTCCTCAAAAACTGGAGTCTGCAACTG AGGCAGCAGACTCTCCTGTCAGAGGATGAGGAGTACAccacggggtcagaggtcactgaggatGAGGTAGGGGACGAAGAGGAGCTGTCCAAGAAACAAG CTGCTAAGAAGGCCAAGAAGGCCCACAGACCTCTGAGAAAACAAATGTCCACTCCAAACTTCCAGCGCAAAGACAAAGCAGAGAAA ACACTGTCCAGGGACAACACACCTTTCAC AGTGAGTGTCCAGAGAAATAAGTGGGACAGTTCTCGCTCCATGCGATACAACCAGGATGCTCAGAGGGAAGAAG TTGTGtccctctga
- the sanbr gene encoding SANT and BTB domain regulator of class switch recombination isoform X2 has product MSHFCSDNNNFPNDNNVLVLDMVLGSLWGVPQPINWDNIAKLVPGFTPKECARRFEKLKSAVGFPHVDNQCNAVTEETTLPTDGLAALLDTGEVVETGGSHSSSQVTGRVGAVEKKERRVSAADEDDKPQKLRDPNMVIHVCDETKNLKQDFTCPRHLLVKEMRYFAEYLSVDLQRWEEVDISVHCDVQIFDWLMNYVRRNSAGEGNKDKPRLEPSNVISILISSEFLKMDTLVEECIQYCHKHMSAIVATPCNMNCINSNLATRIAELFSHNEADDIRDKKDKFKSKLFQKKIERLFDPDYQGRDSPGNASTLYRCGLCLKLLTKDTERKISCVPGKINIDARGEIVYSHTKQKSWDVHEYIPGLYEELKSWVLVYWRIWGTINYLTCSRCQQLFVCAELTHCKYHPDSVLYSGMGTEKGWHGAGIHPCCNQRVLRFDPSGMPKGCKMRDHIVNVSDDETCDEATSVQTGVLNDLLLHRDAVCLSHTPPAEGSDDSPSSAEKVQDCEVLLEPTLVGPPRGDGSTFSLLKNWSLQLRQQTLLSEDEEYTTGSEVTEDEVGDEEELSKKQAAKKAKKAHRPLRKQMSTPNFQRKDKAEKTLSRDNTPFTVSVQRNKWDSSRSMRYNQDAQREEDQRRMVEIIGYLTKMRFGEQEQSKSKDTKETGGIYSRLEAQFKSSAQARQSSEKTPRSKIRFAQIRTT; this is encoded by the exons ATGAGCCACTTCTGCTCGGACAACAACAACTTTCCCAATGACAATAACGTCCTTGTACTGGACATGGTGCTTGGCTCTCTGTGGGGTGTGCCCCAGCCCATAAACTGGGACAACATAGCCAAGCTAGTTCCCGGATTCACTCCCAAGGAG TGTGCCCGTCGATTTGAGAAGCTGAAGAGCGCCGTGGGTTTTCCTCATGTGGACAACCAATGTAACGCCGTGACAGAAGAGACCACCTTGCCTACGGACGGCCTGGCCGCGCTGCTGGACACTGGGGAGGTggtggagacaggaggcagcCATAGCAGCAGTCAGGTTACAG GAAGGGTTGGTGCtgtggagaagaaagagagaagagtttCAGCAGCAGACGAGGATGACAAACCTCAGAAGCTTCGAGA TCCCAACATGGTCATCCATGTGTGCGACGAGACTAAGAACCTGAAGCAGGACTTCACTTGTCCCAGACATCTCCTGGTCAAAGAGATGCGTTACTTTGCAGAGTACTTGTCTGTGGACCTccagaggtgggaggaggtggacaTCTCCGTCCACTGTGACGTGCAGATCTTTGACTGGCTCATGAACTACGTCAGGAGGAACTCCGCAGGGGAGGGGAACAAAGACAAACCCCGCCTCG AGCCCAGCAATGTGATCTCAATCCTCATCTCCTCCGAGTTCTTGAAGATGGATACGTTA GTGGAGGAGTGCATCCAGTACTGCCACAAACACATGAGCGCCATCGTGGCCACACCCTGCAACATGAACTGCATCAACAGCAACTTGGCAACGCGCATTGCTGAGCTCTTTAGCCACAACGAGGCCGACGACATCAGGGACAAAAAAGACAAGTTCAAGAG CAAATTGTTTCAGAAGAAAATTGAGCGTCTCTTCGATCCCGACTACCAGGGCAGAGATTCACCGGGAAACGCCTCGACCCTCTACAG GTGTGGTCTGTGCCTCAAGCTGCTGACCAAAGACACGGAGAGGAAGATCTCTTGCGTTCCAGGGAAAATCAACATCGATGCTCGTGGAGAGATCGTGTATTCGCACACTAA ACAGAAGAGCTGGGATGTTCACGAATACATCCCCGGCCTGTATGAGGAGCTCAAGTCCTGGGTCCTGGTCTACTGGAGAATCTGGGGTACCATCAACTACCTGACCTGCTCCCGATGCCAGCAG ctgtttgtgtgtgcagagcTGACCCATTGCAAGTACCACCCAGACAGTGTGCTGTACTCTGGCATGGGTACTGAGAAAGGCTGGCATGGTGCAGGAATTCACCCTTGCTGCAACCAGAGGGTTCTCCGATTTGACCCGTCCGGTATGCCCAAG GGCTGTAAGATGCGCGACCACATCGTGAACGTCTCCGATGATGAGACCTGCGACGAGGCGACCTCAGTCCAGACCGGAGTCCTCAATGACCTGCTGCTGCACAGAGACGCAGTGTGTTTGTCACACACGCCGCCGGCAGAGGG tTCTGACGACAGTCCATCCAGTGCAGAAAAGGTTCAGGACTGCGAGGTCCTCTTGGAGCCAACACTGGTGGGACCCCCGAGAGGAGACGGCAGCACC TTTTCCCTCCTCAAAAACTGGAGTCTGCAACTG AGGCAGCAGACTCTCCTGTCAGAGGATGAGGAGTACAccacggggtcagaggtcactgaggatGAGGTAGGGGACGAAGAGGAGCTGTCCAAGAAACAAG CTGCTAAGAAGGCCAAGAAGGCCCACAGACCTCTGAGAAAACAAATGTCCACTCCAAACTTCCAGCGCAAAGACAAAGCAGAGAAA ACACTGTCCAGGGACAACACACCTTTCAC AGTGAGTGTCCAGAGAAATAAGTGGGACAGTTCTCGCTCCATGCGATACAACCAGGATGCTCAGAGGGAAGAAG accagcGTCGTATGGTGGAGATCATCGGCTACCTGACGAAGATGAGGTTTGGAGAGCAGGAGCAGAGCAAATCAAAGGACACTAAAGAG ACGGGGGGTATCTACTCCAGACTGGAAGCGCAATTTAAGAGTAGCGCTCAAGCCAGACAGAGTTCAGAGAAGACACCCAG ATCTAAAATACGCTTCGCTCAGATCCGGACAACTTAA
- the sanbr gene encoding SANT and BTB domain regulator of class switch recombination isoform X4: MSHFCSDNNNFPNDNNVLVLDMVLGSLWGVPQPINWDNIAKLVPGFTPKECARRFEKLKSAVGFPHVDNQCNAVTEETTLPTDGLAALLDTGEVVETGGSHSSSQVTAGSKSAPTGRVGAVEKKERRVSAADEDDKPQKLRDPNMVIHVCDETKNLKQDFTCPRHLLVKEMRYFAEYLSVDLQRWEEVDISVHCDVQIFDWLMNYVRRNSAGEGNKDKPRLEPSNVISILISSEFLKMDTLVEECIQYCHKHMSAIVATPCNMNCINSNLATRIAELFSHNEADDIRDKKDKFKSKLFQKKIERLFDPDYQGRDSPGNASTLYRCGLCLKLLTKDTERKISCVPGKINIDARGEIVYSHTKQKSWDVHEYIPGLYEELKSWVLVYWRIWGTINYLTCSRCQQLFVCAELTHCKYHPDSVLYSGMGTEKGWHGAGIHPCCNQRVLRFDPSGMPKGCKMRDHIVNVSDDETCDEATSVQTGVLNDLLLHRDAVCLSHTPPAEGSDDSPSSAEKVQDCEVLLEPTLVGPPRGDGSTFSLLKNWSLQLVGTLPSFPSSHFVQPAVFTITNAPRSEIFR; this comes from the exons ATGAGCCACTTCTGCTCGGACAACAACAACTTTCCCAATGACAATAACGTCCTTGTACTGGACATGGTGCTTGGCTCTCTGTGGGGTGTGCCCCAGCCCATAAACTGGGACAACATAGCCAAGCTAGTTCCCGGATTCACTCCCAAGGAG TGTGCCCGTCGATTTGAGAAGCTGAAGAGCGCCGTGGGTTTTCCTCATGTGGACAACCAATGTAACGCCGTGACAGAAGAGACCACCTTGCCTACGGACGGCCTGGCCGCGCTGCTGGACACTGGGGAGGTggtggagacaggaggcagcCATAGCAGCAGTCAGGTTACAG CGGGCTCCAAATCGGCGCCCACAGGAAGGGTTGGTGCtgtggagaagaaagagagaagagtttCAGCAGCAGACGAGGATGACAAACCTCAGAAGCTTCGAGA TCCCAACATGGTCATCCATGTGTGCGACGAGACTAAGAACCTGAAGCAGGACTTCACTTGTCCCAGACATCTCCTGGTCAAAGAGATGCGTTACTTTGCAGAGTACTTGTCTGTGGACCTccagaggtgggaggaggtggacaTCTCCGTCCACTGTGACGTGCAGATCTTTGACTGGCTCATGAACTACGTCAGGAGGAACTCCGCAGGGGAGGGGAACAAAGACAAACCCCGCCTCG AGCCCAGCAATGTGATCTCAATCCTCATCTCCTCCGAGTTCTTGAAGATGGATACGTTA GTGGAGGAGTGCATCCAGTACTGCCACAAACACATGAGCGCCATCGTGGCCACACCCTGCAACATGAACTGCATCAACAGCAACTTGGCAACGCGCATTGCTGAGCTCTTTAGCCACAACGAGGCCGACGACATCAGGGACAAAAAAGACAAGTTCAAGAG CAAATTGTTTCAGAAGAAAATTGAGCGTCTCTTCGATCCCGACTACCAGGGCAGAGATTCACCGGGAAACGCCTCGACCCTCTACAG GTGTGGTCTGTGCCTCAAGCTGCTGACCAAAGACACGGAGAGGAAGATCTCTTGCGTTCCAGGGAAAATCAACATCGATGCTCGTGGAGAGATCGTGTATTCGCACACTAA ACAGAAGAGCTGGGATGTTCACGAATACATCCCCGGCCTGTATGAGGAGCTCAAGTCCTGGGTCCTGGTCTACTGGAGAATCTGGGGTACCATCAACTACCTGACCTGCTCCCGATGCCAGCAG ctgtttgtgtgtgcagagcTGACCCATTGCAAGTACCACCCAGACAGTGTGCTGTACTCTGGCATGGGTACTGAGAAAGGCTGGCATGGTGCAGGAATTCACCCTTGCTGCAACCAGAGGGTTCTCCGATTTGACCCGTCCGGTATGCCCAAG GGCTGTAAGATGCGCGACCACATCGTGAACGTCTCCGATGATGAGACCTGCGACGAGGCGACCTCAGTCCAGACCGGAGTCCTCAATGACCTGCTGCTGCACAGAGACGCAGTGTGTTTGTCACACACGCCGCCGGCAGAGGG tTCTGACGACAGTCCATCCAGTGCAGAAAAGGTTCAGGACTGCGAGGTCCTCTTGGAGCCAACACTGGTGGGACCCCCGAGAGGAGACGGCAGCACC TTTTCCCTCCTCAAAAACTGGAGTCTGCAACTGGTAGGAACTTTaccctcattcccttcatcaCATTTCGTTCAGCCAGCCGTCTTCACGATCACAAACGCACCCAGATCCGAGATCTTCCGTTGA